One genomic window of Vibrio ziniensis includes the following:
- the flgF gene encoding flagellar basal-body rod protein FlgF: MDRALFLAMSGAKQNMQAMQLRANNLANVSTTGFRADLAQARSMQAYGDGLPSRVFSMTERPGNNFQQGSVITTGRDLDVTIQGDGWIAVQDKTGAEGLTRNGNLQIDQTGLLLNGNGHLVLGEGGAPITLPVPVAKVEIGNDGTISVRPQGAPADAMEIVDRIKLVRPSNQDLYKDVNGLFRAKDPNAAYDADANVKILTRALEGSNVNAVGEMTSLIELQRQFEMQVKMMSTAEDMDKSSDSLLRMS, from the coding sequence ATGGACCGTGCATTGTTTCTCGCCATGAGTGGCGCAAAGCAAAATATGCAAGCTATGCAGCTAAGAGCGAACAACTTGGCCAACGTAAGCACAACAGGTTTTCGTGCTGACTTAGCTCAAGCTCGTTCGATGCAAGCATACGGTGATGGTCTGCCTAGTCGCGTGTTCAGTATGACTGAGCGCCCTGGAAATAACTTCCAACAAGGTAGCGTGATCACAACGGGACGTGATTTGGATGTAACTATTCAAGGTGATGGCTGGATTGCCGTTCAAGATAAAACTGGCGCTGAAGGCCTAACTCGTAACGGTAACTTGCAGATCGATCAAACTGGTCTTTTGCTAAACGGTAATGGTCACTTAGTACTGGGTGAAGGGGGGGCTCCGATCACTTTGCCAGTGCCTGTGGCAAAAGTTGAAATCGGTAATGACGGTACGATTTCTGTTCGTCCACAAGGCGCTCCAGCTGACGCAATGGAAATAGTTGATCGCATCAAACTTGTTCGTCCAAGCAACCAAGATTTATACAAAGATGTTAACGGTCTTTTCCGCGCGAAAGATCCCAACGCGGCATACGACGCAGATGCCAATGTGAAAATTCTGACCAGAGCCTTAGAAGGCAGTAACGTCAATGCGGTCGGTGAAATGACCAGCCTAATCGAGTTACAGCGTCAGTTTGAAATGCAAGTCAAAATGATGAGCACGGCAGAAGACATGGACAAATCGTCCGACTCTCTGCTTCGTATGAGCTAA
- the flgE gene encoding flagellar hook protein FlgE, which translates to MSYVSLSGLSAAQLDLNTTSNNIANANTFGFKESRAEFGDVYSSSLFTNAKTTPGGGVQANKVAQQFHEGSSIYTNNPMDLRISGTGFFAVSKERLIPQQNELTRNGAFHLNKDNYMVTSNDEFLLGYQVNPDTGDVLSYEPQPLNIPAEFGKPKQTANVEVGVNLPANGDLKDPTLFDYNDPETFNRSTSSTVYDSMGQSYKMTTYYLKDQTQPNTWQTYYTMTDKEGEKPLNITGGDATTPSGHVGHTMKFNNDGTLASLNNGQPIVSDPLGSGANPLNLNGADVNQTIAFGLDSATQFAAPFELTKFDEDGATTGFLTKIDFDENGSVLGTYSNGENITLGRVALVRVANEQGLDKKGGTQWDATQLSGGKIWGESNKGSFGSINNGTLEQSNIDMTQELVDLISAQRNFQANSRALEVHNQLQQNILQIR; encoded by the coding sequence ATGTCATACGTATCACTTAGTGGTTTATCTGCAGCTCAGTTAGACCTGAACACAACCAGTAATAACATTGCTAACGCAAACACGTTCGGCTTTAAAGAGTCTCGTGCGGAGTTTGGTGATGTTTACTCAAGCTCTTTGTTTACCAATGCGAAAACTACTCCTGGTGGTGGTGTTCAAGCAAATAAAGTCGCTCAGCAATTCCACGAGGGTTCAAGTATTTATACTAACAACCCGATGGATTTACGCATTTCGGGCACAGGCTTTTTTGCGGTATCAAAAGAGCGTCTCATTCCACAGCAAAATGAATTGACTCGTAACGGTGCTTTCCACCTGAACAAAGACAATTACATGGTGACGTCGAATGATGAGTTTTTACTTGGTTACCAGGTAAACCCTGATACAGGTGATGTGCTTTCTTACGAACCACAGCCACTAAACATTCCAGCAGAGTTCGGTAAACCAAAACAGACGGCGAACGTAGAAGTAGGTGTTAACTTACCTGCAAACGGTGATTTAAAGGATCCTACGTTGTTCGATTACAACGATCCGGAGACATTTAACCGTTCAACGTCGTCGACTGTTTATGACTCAATGGGTCAGTCATATAAGATGACTACGTATTATCTGAAGGATCAAACTCAGCCTAATACGTGGCAAACTTATTACACCATGACAGATAAAGAAGGTGAAAAGCCTTTGAATATCACGGGTGGTGATGCGACTACACCTTCAGGTCATGTAGGACATACCATGAAGTTTAATAATGATGGCACACTAGCAAGCCTTAACAATGGCCAGCCAATTGTGTCGGATCCATTAGGTTCTGGAGCGAATCCACTGAACTTGAATGGTGCTGATGTAAACCAAACAATCGCATTTGGTTTAGATTCGGCAACTCAGTTTGCGGCACCATTTGAACTGACTAAGTTTGATGAAGATGGCGCTACAACAGGGTTCCTAACCAAAATTGACTTTGATGAAAACGGTAGTGTTCTAGGTACTTACTCGAACGGCGAAAATATCACTTTAGGTCGCGTTGCGTTAGTACGTGTTGCAAACGAACAAGGCTTAGATAAAAAAGGTGGTACTCAATGGGATGCTACTCAGCTATCTGGCGGTAAGATCTGGGGCGAATCCAATAAGGGTTCATTCGGTTCGATTAACAACGGTACCTTAGAGCAGTCCAACATTGATATGACTCAAGAGTTAGTAGATTTGATCTCAGCTCAACGTAACTTCCAAGCAAACTCTCGTGCGCTAGAAGTTCATAACCAGCTTCAACAAAACATCCTGCAGATTCGATAA